Proteins found in one Xyrauchen texanus isolate HMW12.3.18 chromosome 30, RBS_HiC_50CHRs, whole genome shotgun sequence genomic segment:
- the LOC127624145 gene encoding headcase protein homolog gives MPNQKSNKGKRNKRTNSSGDEQENGASASAVTGATASVLTGATAGPPCDNRSEVSCATPLVCSLGRPIDLEKDDYQRVVCNNEVCPYGNWMHLQCFYEWESSILVQFNCIGRARSWNEKQCRQNMWTKKGYDLAFRFCSCRCGQGHLKKDTDWYQVKRMQDERKKKVPEKGSGKPNSGASGGSACGGNGWEPADEPKKGKSSGSHKLAHRCSSQELFRRQSADWQNSQERGHGGPPIAGCGIPQGLRSPCESPAQSPPSSFTFSPQSLGGPRSSRHLGEFLKNAVHMEGHRKHLLAAGLAVRGTHLEQGATNMCLPRLSPGDNPVQFLRRLDLSELLTHIPRHKLNTYHVRMEDDAQAGQGEDLRKFILSALSASHRNVVNCALCHHTLPIFEQFPLVDGTLFLSPSRHDEIEYDVPCHLQGRLMHLYAICVDCLEGVHKIVCIKCKSRWDGSWHQLGTMYTYDILAASPCCQARLNCKHCGKPVIDVRVGMQYFSEYSNVQQCPHCGNLDYHFVKPFSSFKVLEAY, from the exons AGGTGTCATGTGCCACCCCATTAGTGTGCAGTTTGGGCCGTCCCATTGATCTTGAGAAGGATGACTACCAGCGGGTGGTGTGCAACAATGAAGTCTGCCCCTATGGCAACTGGATGCACCTGCAGTGCTTCTATGAGTGGGAGAGTAGCATCCTGGTGCAGTTCAACTGCATTGGTCGGGCTCGCAGCTGGAATGAGAAGCAGTGCCGACAGAACATGTGGACCAAAAAGGGCTACGATCTGGCCTTCCGTTTCTGCTCCTGCCGCTGTGGCCAGGGGCACCTGAAAAAAGACACGGACTGGTACCAGGTAAAACGCATGCAGGATGAGCGGAAGAAAAAGGTCCCGGAGAAAGGGAGTGGGAAGCCCAACAGTGGTGCCTCTGGAGGGAGTGCTTGTGGTGGAAATGGGTGGGAACCTGCCGATGAGCCCAAGAAAGGGAAATCATCCGGAAGCCATAAGCTGGCTCACCGTTGCTCCAGTCAGGAGCTGTTTCGCAGACAATCGGCAGATTGGCAGAACTCTCAAGAGAGAGGCCATGGGGGACCACCCATTGCTGGGTGTGGAATTCCTCAAGGGCTCCGGTCCCCTTGCGAATCCCCTGCTCAGTCACCTCCATCCAGCTTCACCTTCTCCCCCCAGTCCCTTGGTGGCCCACGCAGTTCAAGGCACCTGGGCGAGTTTCTAAAAAATGCAGTGCATATGGAAGGCCACAGGAAGCATTTGCTAGCCGCAGGGCTGGCAGTACGCGGGACTCACTTGGAGCAGGGGGCCACCAACATGTGCCTGCCACGGCTCTCTCCTGGAGACAACCCTGTGCAGTTCTTGCGGAGGCTGGATCTCTCTGAGCTGCTCACACACATTCCCCGCCACAAGCTCAACACCTACCATGTTCGAATGGAGGACGATGCCCAGGCCGGACAGGGAGAGGATCTCAGGAAGTTCATCCTCTCTGCCCTCAGTGCAAGTCACCGCAATGTGGTGAACTGTGCCCTCTGCCACCACACCCTGCCCATCTTTGAGCAGTTCCCTTTAGTGGATGGAACGCTGTTCCTGAGCCCTTCACGCCATGATGAGATTGAGTATGATGTACCATGCCATTTACAAG GGAGGCTGATGCACCTTTACGCCATCTGTGTGGACTGCCTGGAAGGAGTGCACAAAATTGTCTGTATAAAGTGCAAATCCAGGTGGGATGGAAGCTGGCACCAGCTGGGCACAATGTATACATACGACATATTGGCTGCATCACCATGCTGCCAG GCTCGGCTGAACTGCAAGCATTGTGGGAAACCCGTCATAGACGTACGTGTAGGCATGCAGTATTTCTCTGAGTACAGCAATGTGCAGCAGTGTCCTCACTGTGGCAATCTGGACTATCACTTTGTAAAACCATTCTCCTCCTTCAAAGTTCTCGAAGCTTATTGA